A region from the Pseudomonas triticicola genome encodes:
- a CDS encoding DUF72 domain-containing protein: MATIHIGISGWRYAPWRGDFYPKGLAQKRELQFASRAVNSIEINGSFYALQRPERYAQWYDETPDDFVFSVKAPRFITHVRRLREIEKPLANFFASGVLELKEKLGPILWQFPPNFKFDAERFDHFLAQLPHDTQAAAALARQHDSHLPGHASVKAWSKKPLRHAVEIRHESFIDPEFVRLLKRHNTALVVADTAGKWPYREDLTSDFVYLRLHGAEELYASGYSEQALKRWAERIDAWHHGKQPEDAHLIAPRLKPRARKSREVFCYFDNDIKVRAPYDARNLLQRFDLDRDLATTPGQVAAEGVLS; the protein is encoded by the coding sequence ATGGCGACGATTCACATCGGTATTTCAGGCTGGCGCTACGCCCCGTGGCGCGGGGATTTCTACCCGAAGGGACTGGCGCAGAAGCGCGAATTGCAGTTCGCCTCCCGCGCGGTCAACAGCATTGAAATCAATGGATCGTTCTACGCCCTGCAACGACCCGAACGTTACGCCCAGTGGTACGACGAAACCCCCGATGACTTCGTGTTCAGCGTCAAGGCGCCGCGCTTCATCACCCACGTGCGCCGTTTGCGCGAAATCGAAAAACCGTTGGCGAATTTCTTCGCTTCGGGTGTGCTGGAACTGAAGGAAAAACTCGGGCCGATCCTCTGGCAGTTTCCGCCGAATTTCAAATTCGACGCCGAGCGCTTCGATCACTTTCTCGCGCAACTGCCCCACGATACCCAAGCCGCAGCCGCCCTCGCCCGTCAGCACGACTCGCATCTGCCCGGCCACGCCAGCGTCAAAGCCTGGAGCAAGAAGCCGTTGCGCCATGCCGTGGAAATTCGTCACGAGAGTTTTATCGACCCGGAGTTCGTACGCCTGCTCAAGCGCCATAACACCGCGCTGGTGGTCGCCGACACCGCCGGCAAATGGCCGTACCGCGAAGACCTCACCAGCGACTTTGTCTATCTGCGCCTGCACGGCGCCGAAGAGCTCTACGCCAGCGGTTATTCCGAACAAGCGCTCAAGCGCTGGGCCGAGCGCATCGACGCCTGGCATCACGGTAAACAGCCAGAGGACGCCCACCTGATAGCGCCACGCCTGAAACCCCGCGCGCGCAAATCCCGCGAAGTGTTCTGCTACTTCGACAACGACATCAAAGTCCGCGCGCCCTACGACGCACGCAACCTCTTGCAGCGCTTCGACCTCGATAGAGACCTCGCCACGACTC
- a CDS encoding mechanosensitive ion channel family protein: MRNFRIAILLGALLCFGVNASQAAALPGVPAAADTAEKPAEPEPLVQGGLLGAISTSIDDVQEKLDLNEHLVDAWRLRADRAADEVDRLVKQPSNRSGWSVAGDFLTLSGVWLGSFALLTVLGSLLAKRLREGRWLRTRQRSQDLLGYVLPYTVPALICLPLTLYVSHFLQASVGRALALCLAYATSSGIFSTSMLLCVVVMFNVGHKRTAVRIIREYCPRPLFLIGFLAALSDALTSPQIARQLGGNITSSIAVFTGLIASVIFGLLVIRLRRPVAHLIRNRPLAQRLKQPSLQESLRIFSGLWYWPIVLMVLVSAVSLIGIGEDNQKALRCALFTTVLLIATVFLSTVLQHLFKSRKAEAIQRSSAYKERFLSLLHALLRIVMAIVFIDILGRIWGVSLLDFAQSSTVGRAISNALSSIGLIFLVTWLLWVVLDTAIQEALKPPLSKRAARQPSTRVKTILPLLRNAIKIILVVICAITTMANLGINVAPLLAGAGVVGLAIGFGSQQLVQDVITGLFIIIEDTLSIGDWVVLDSGHAGTVEGLTIRTLRLRDGKGFVHSVPFGQIKAVTNQSRQFAFAFFSVQFTYDTDVDRAIELIREAGDSIREDPFLKYNLQGPLDVFGVDKMDLNGVVLTAQFRTVSGGQYAVSRAFNQRLKKLVDNTPNVHFAQTYPQQVLLPKRQEERAVVAGEVPQESRT; encoded by the coding sequence TTGCGCAATTTCAGGATCGCCATTCTGCTGGGAGCGCTGCTGTGCTTCGGCGTCAACGCATCGCAAGCCGCCGCGCTACCGGGCGTTCCGGCTGCCGCCGATACGGCGGAAAAACCCGCCGAACCGGAACCGCTGGTGCAGGGTGGTCTGCTCGGGGCGATCAGTACGAGCATCGACGATGTGCAGGAAAAACTCGATCTCAACGAACACCTGGTCGATGCCTGGCGGCTGCGCGCCGACCGCGCGGCGGATGAGGTCGACAGGCTGGTCAAGCAGCCGTCGAACCGCTCGGGCTGGAGCGTGGCCGGGGATTTCCTCACGTTGTCGGGAGTGTGGCTGGGCAGTTTCGCCCTGCTCACCGTGCTCGGCAGTCTGTTGGCCAAGCGTCTGCGTGAGGGCCGCTGGTTGCGCACCCGCCAGCGCAGTCAGGATCTGCTCGGCTACGTGCTGCCGTACACCGTGCCGGCGCTGATCTGCCTGCCGCTGACACTGTACGTCAGCCATTTTCTGCAAGCTTCGGTGGGCCGTGCGCTGGCGCTGTGTCTGGCCTACGCCACCAGCAGCGGCATTTTTTCCACGTCGATGTTGCTGTGCGTAGTGGTGATGTTCAACGTCGGCCACAAGCGCACAGCCGTGCGAATCATCCGTGAATATTGCCCGCGCCCACTGTTCCTGATCGGCTTTCTCGCCGCCCTCAGCGATGCCCTGACCAGCCCGCAGATCGCCCGACAATTGGGCGGCAATATCACCAGCAGCATCGCCGTGTTCACCGGGCTGATCGCCTCGGTGATTTTCGGTTTGCTGGTGATTCGCCTGCGCCGGCCCGTGGCGCATCTGATCCGCAATCGCCCGCTCGCTCAGCGTTTGAAACAACCGTCGCTGCAGGAGTCGCTGCGGATATTTTCCGGGTTGTGGTACTGGCCGATCGTGCTGATGGTGCTGGTCTCGGCAGTCAGCCTGATCGGCATTGGCGAGGACAATCAGAAAGCCCTGCGCTGTGCCTTGTTCACCACCGTGCTGCTGATCGCCACGGTGTTTCTCAGCACGGTGTTGCAGCATCTGTTCAAGTCGCGCAAAGCCGAGGCGATCCAGCGCAGCAGCGCCTACAAGGAACGTTTTCTCAGCCTGTTGCATGCGTTGCTGCGGATCGTCATGGCGATTGTGTTCATCGATATTCTCGGGCGGATCTGGGGCGTGTCGTTGCTCGATTTCGCCCAGAGCAGCACGGTCGGGCGAGCGATCAGCAATGCCTTGAGCAGCATTGGTCTGATCTTCCTGGTGACGTGGCTGCTGTGGGTGGTGCTCGACACGGCGATTCAGGAAGCGCTGAAACCGCCGCTGAGCAAACGCGCGGCACGCCAGCCGAGCACGCGGGTGAAAACCATCCTGCCGCTGCTGCGCAATGCGATCAAAATCATCCTCGTGGTGATCTGCGCGATTACCACCATGGCCAACCTCGGCATCAACGTCGCGCCGCTATTGGCCGGTGCCGGTGTGGTCGGCCTGGCGATCGGTTTCGGTTCGCAGCAATTGGTGCAGGACGTCATCACCGGGCTGTTCATCATCATCGAAGACACCCTGTCGATCGGCGACTGGGTGGTGCTCGATTCCGGCCACGCCGGCACCGTGGAAGGCCTGACCATTCGCACCTTGCGCCTGCGTGACGGCAAGGGTTTTGTGCACTCGGTGCCGTTCGGCCAGATCAAGGCTGTGACCAACCAATCACGCCAGTTCGCCTTCGCGTTTTTCTCGGTGCAGTTCACTTACGACACCGATGTCGACAGAGCCATCGAGCTGATCCGCGAGGCCGGCGATTCGATCCGCGAAGACCCGTTCCTCAAGTACAACCTGCAAGGGCCGCTGGATGTGTTCGGCGTGGACAAAATGGACTTGAACGGGGTGGTGTTGACAGCGCAATTCCGCACGGTGTCCGGTGGGCAATATGCGGTGAGCCGCGCGTTCAACCAGCGCTTGAAGAAGCTTGTGGATAACACACCGAATGTGCATTTTGCGCAGACTTATCCACAGCAGGTGTTATTGCCGAAGCGGCAGGAGGAGCGGGCGGTGGTTGCGGGTGAGGTGCCGCAGGAGTCGCGGACCTGA